The sequence GCCACGCCGGAGTACATCGCCCGGCTGGGCGCGCAGGCCGTGTTCATCTGCGGCTTCGGTTACGGCTGGGACCAGGTGCCCGTGAAGAACTTGCACGGCATCAGCGACTTCCTGCACGCGACGGAGATCCCCGTCTATGCCGCCTGTGGCGGGCACCAGCTCATGGGCTTTGTCTTCAACGAGAACCTGCGGAAGGTGAAGCAACTGCAGGACTTGCCGATGCGCAGGCTGCGCGCCGACGAGCCGGACTACGGCTACAGCGCCCGCGTCGCCGGGCACTACACCGCGACGGGCTTCCAGGTGGTAGACATCGTCAAACGCGACCCGATCTTCGCGGGCCTGCGCAAGCGCATCCGCGTCCGTGAGGCGCACTACTGCGAAGTGAAGAAGCTGCCGCCGGGCTTCGAGCTTCTGGCAACTTCGCCCGAGTGCCAGATCGAGATGATGAAGCACACCGAGCGGCCGCTGTACGGCGCGCAGTTCCACGCCGAGAGCTGGCAGGAGCCGTACCTGGACGGGCGGCAGGTCATGACGAACTTCTTCAAGATCGCTGGACTGATGTCGTAGTAGCCACAGCAGCGCGTGGGGCGGCGTGTCCCCACGCCGCCATGTGCGAGGATGCGCGCGTGAGGACACGCGCGCCCACGCGCCTGCGGGAGATCCCACTTTGCCCGACAACCACCAGGCCGAGCAGTCATCCCGCACCCAGATCGCCCTGCTGTGCGGGTCGTTCTTCTTTCTCTTCATGGGCGTGGCGGCCGTTCAGCAGTTCCTGGTCCCGGTCCTGTCGGCGCGCACGGGCATCGAGAAGACCGCGGCCTCGTCCATCTTCGCCCTCGTGTACTTCAGCGGCCCCCTGTGGCTGGCGCTGTATGCCTACTACTTCAGCGTGTTGCGGGAGAAGTGGTGCATCGTCCTGTCGGGCTGCACGTACACGCTGTTCGGCGTGCTGATCTACTTCGCGCACGACTACCGGCTCGCCATCCTCGCCGCCTTGCTCTGGGGCTGGGGCGGAGAGACGCTGTGGGCCACCGGGCCGGCGCAGGTGCTGAACGTCACCGACCCGAAGCGCCGGGGCAGCATCTCGGGCCTCTTCCAGAGCGCCACGTACTCGGGGCAGATGCTGGGAGTGATCCTGTTCGGGTGGATCCTGGCCCACGTGGGCCGGGACATCCTGGACCGGCCAATGGGCGGTTCTGGAAGTCCCGCCGCACACGCTCCCGATGTCATGCTCCTCGTCGCCGTGGGCATCAGCCTTATCGGGAACGTCCTGTCGCTGTTCCTGCGCGTGAAGCCCAAGGAGGCGGCGCCGCCTCGGCTGGGGGATGCGCTGATGGCCCTGCGCCGGACCGCGGGGCGCTACCTCGTGTTGCTCTCCGTGGCCAACTACCTCGGCTGGGGGCTGGTGCTGACCAGCTTCACCATCCTGATTGTGGACAAGCACCAACTAGACAAGCTCAGCTGGATCATCCTGCCCTACTACATCGGCCGACTGGTCGTGGCGTGGCTCGCGGGACACACGTCGGACAAGGTGGGCCGCGAGCGGGTGATGCTGGCGGGCTTCGTGCTCGGGGCGGTCAGCCTGGCGGCTGTCGCGCTGTGCACGTCCGAGTGGGTCATCGGCGCCGCCGCCCTCGTGCTGGGGATGCAGGCGGCAATGGTCAGCGTCGCCATGACCGCCGCCGTGGGCGACTACATCAAGCCCGAGGAGCGGCACCTCGTGTTCGCCGGGACGAACGCCTGGGGGTATCTGACCGCCGGCACAACGATGATCCTCTCGCCGCTGCTGAAGGACCTGCTCGGGGGCAGCTTCACCCCCTCGTTTCTGCTCTTTGCGGTCTTCTACGGCGGCTGCGCCGCGGTGGCTGCCAACATGCGGGCGCGGTTGCGGCGGGAGAGGGAAGACGGCCAGCCGCTGCCCGCACCCGGCGGCTAGACAAATCCGCCCCGTCCGGACGCACTAGAGAGGCAGAGCACGATGCAAGCAAGCCGTGACGTGCCTCCGGAGGTGCAACTGTGCGCAAGACGTTCCTGATGCTGGCGATCCTGTCTGTGAGCGCCGCGGCAGCCCAGCCGCAAGCCAAGCCCTGGGAAGCCTGGCAGCCCCCGGAAGTCGTCCTCCCGAACCCCAACGCCTTCGACGTGTACCTGAAGGCCTTCGAACTCAAGGCGCAGCTCGACAAGCAGTTCCCGCGCGGGGAACTTGCCCCCCCGGCGGCCGTCCCCGGCGCTCCGCCGCCCCCGCCCGGCGCGGCCGCGATGGCGGACCCCTGGGGCGAGGGTCCGGCCGACATGCCTGCCCCCGACCGCGTGCTGCTGTATGGCGAGGTCCTCAAGGCCGTGCGTGAGGCCCTGCCGCTGGAGTGCGGCATTGAGCCACCGGAGGGGCCGGAGACGCTGCTGCCGCATTTCCAGAGCTTCCGTGGAGTCGCGCGCCTGTTCGCCATGGAGGCCGAGACCCGACGGCTGAATGACGACTACGCCGGCGCCGCTGCCAGCGCCCTGGACTGCCTGGAGATGGCGCAGGACGCCAAGAGCCAGAACATCGTGATCTCCTACCTCGTCGGGGTCGCCTGCGAGGCCATCGGCCTGGCTTCTCTGGATCAGACGCTGCCGGGCTTGAAGGCGGACGAAGCCAAGGCTGCCCTGGTGCGGCTGCAAGGCATCATCGCCAAGCGCCCGCCGCTGGCGGGCGCACTCACCGGCGAGGAGATGTGGGGTCGCCAGTGCTTCAAGCGCTTCCTGCCGGACCGCGAGCAGGTGCGGCAGTTCATGGTGCAGCAGATGGAGAAGCGGGTGACTGAAGAAGAGCTGACGCAGATCATCGCGCGCCTGCCGCAGACCTGGCAGAACATGGGTAGCTACTACGATCGCCTGCGCCGCAACGCCGCCCTGCCATACCCGCAGCGTGACAGGAATCTGGCCCCGCCGCAGGACCCGCTGGCGGACTGGCTGCTGCCCAACCTCGCTCTGGTGCTGTTTCGCCAGACCGTCAGCGACACACGTCTGAACCTGCACGTGCTCGCGCTCGCGGCGCAGGCCTACCGCGCTGAGCATGGCGCCTTCCCGGCGAGCCCGACCGACCTCGTCCCCGGCATCACTGCGCAGGTTCCGACCGACCCCTTCACAGGTGGACCGCTGTCGTCCGTGACGGCGGAGGACAGACTGAAGCTCTACAGCTTCGGCCCCGACGGCGTGGACAACCACGGCGCCGACGCCGGCAAAGTCGTGGCGGCCGAGACAAAGGGAGATGTGGTCGTGGAGTTGAATGTAAGCCCCAGACGCTGATCTCTCAGCCCTGGAGCACTCCATGTCCCAGCGCAAGATCGTTCTCATCGGCGCCGGCAGCGCCAGCTTCACGGTCGGCCTCGTGGCTGACCTGCTCATCTCGAATATCGCCGACGAGTGGACCGTCGGCCTGGTAGACATCAATGACGAGGCCCTGGCCGTGGCGCAGGGCCTCGTCGAGCGCATGGTCGAGCGCAAGCAGGCGCCGGTCACGGTCGAGGCCTCGACCGACCGCCGCGACATCCTGCCCGGCGCCGACATTGTCGTCACAACCATCGCCGTTGGCGGCCGGCCCGGCTGGGAAGCAGACATCGTGGTGCCGCGGCAGCACGGCATCTTCCAGCCGGTGGGCGACACGATCGGCGCGGGTGGCATATCGCGCGCGCTGCGCCAGATTCCGCCGATGGTGGACATCGGCCGCGACATCGCCCGGCTGTGCCCGCAGGCCTTCTTCTTCAACTACGCCAACCCCATGGCGTGTATCACCCGGGCGGTGAACAAGGCCACCCCTGTCAGCCTGGTGGGCCTCTGCCACGGCGTGCAGGGCACCCTCAGGCACCTGTGCAGCTTCATTGACGTCCCCTACAGCGAGATCAGCAGCCTCTACTGCGGCGTGAACCACCTGACGTTCATCACGTACTTCACGCGCGGCGGGGAGAGCCTGTGGCCGCTGGTGGATGCGAAGCTGGACCAAACCCCGCCCGAGGACAACCTGTTCGCCTGGGAGCTATACCGTACCCACGGCGCCTTCCCGGCGGTGCTCGACCGGCACATCACGGAGTTCTACTCGCCGCGCTTCTCCTCAGGCGCGTACTACGGCAAGCAACTCGGCGTGGACGTGATGGACATCCTGAACGTCATCCATGGTGGCGATGACCGCTACGCGAAGATGCAGGCCCAGGCAGAGGGGCGCGAGCCGCTGGAGGACAGCCTCTTCCAGCGCGCCCTGGGGGAGCACGAGGCGCTCATCCCGATCCTGGAGTCGGTCTTCGCGGACCGCCAGCAGCTCTTCCCGATGAACGTGCCGAACCAGACCGTGCCGCAGATTCCCCCCGACTTCGTGCTGGAGATACCAACCTGCGCCACGCGCTCCGGCTGCGTGCCCATCGCGCTGCCGCCCCTGCGCCCCGCGCTGGCGGCCACGATCACCCGTGCTCTGTACGGTGTGGAGATCACCGTCGAGGCCGCGCTGACCGGCGACCGGCAGACGTTCGTCGAGGCGCTGCTGTATGACGGTTGTGTGCTGGAGCAGGCCAGGGCCGAGGCGTTGGCCGACGACCTGCTGGCGGCACACAGGGCACATCTGCCACAGTTTGCCTGAGGTCGCGTCAGTGTTCTGCCGGCTCCCGCCCACGGCTACGTACGGTGGCCCCTTGGGGGCGAGGGGCGGCGTGGGGATGGGTGGTGCCGTGTTCCGTGGGCTCCCGCCCACGGCTACGTACGGCGGCCCCTTCGGGGCGTGGACGATGCGAGGTCGTTGCCGTCGGCCGTTCGGCGCCGAAGGCGCCCGCGTTTGTAGCTGTGGGCGGCAGCCCACGGTTCGGGTCCCGTCCGTACCGCTCGGCGCGCCCCGCAGGGGCCGCCGGGTCGTTGCAGGTACTTCCAGGAGGCGACCGATGGGTGCTATCCGCTGGGCATTGATCTCCGTCATGGGTGTACTGCTGCTCTCCGGGCTGGCGATGGCAGGAAAGGAGCCGGGCATGAACCTCTACGTCGCTGCGAGCGGCAAGGACACGAACTCCGGGACGAAGGCGAAGCCCTACGCGACCCTCGCCCGCGCCCGGGACGCGATCCGTGACCTGAAGAAGGCGGGCACGCTGCCGACCGGAGGCGTCACCGTGATCGTGGGTGACGGCATCTACGAGTTGGCGGCCCCCGTGCCGTTCGCCACCGAGGACTCCGGCACCGAGGCCTGCCCCATCACGTACCGCGCTGAGCACAACGGCGCCGTGCGGCTTGTCGGTGGGCGGATTGTCCCTGGCTGGAAGAAGGTGTCCGACCCGGCGGTCCTGGCGCGGCTGAACCCGGCAGCGCAGGGCAAGGTCCAGCAGGCCGACCTGAAGGCGCTGGGCCTGACCGACCTGCAGGGGATCAACAGCGCCGGGACATACCGCTCCGACCCGGGCCTGGAGGTTTTCTTCCAGGACCAGCCGATGACGCTGGCCCGCTATCCGAATGAGGGGTACATGCACATCCAGAGCGCCCTGGATGCCGAGGGCAAGCCGAAGCCGGCGAACGCCATCGTCACAACGCCGGGGCCGAAGTTCATCTGCGACGACCCGCGCCCGGCACAGTGGGCCGACGAGCCCGAGGTGTGGCTGCACGGCTTCTGGACCTACGACTGGGCCGACTCGCGCATCCCCATGGGGGCGGTGGACCCCGCCACCAACACGATCTCGCTCGGCAAGGGCAACGCCGCGTACGGCATCCGCACCGGGCAGTGGTTCTACGCCGAGAATGTCCTGCGGGAACTGGACCGGCCCGGTGAATGGTACCTCGACCGCGCCAGTGGGATCCTGTACTTCTGGCCGACCGCCTCGCTGTCGAAGGGCCGCGTGATGGTGTCGGTCGTCCGCGACATGGTGCAGCTCAAGGACGTGGCGCACGTCACCTTCCGCGGCTTCCTGGTCGAGGCCGGGCGGGGGCACGGGTTCGTCATCAACGGGGGCAGCAATGTCCGCGTGGTGGCCTGCACGATCCGCAACATGGGCAACTGGGCCGTGCAGGTGCATGGCGGCACGAGGCACACCGTGGTCGGGTGTGACATCTACGGGACGGGCCAGGGCGGCATCTACCTCGAGGGCGGCGACCGCAAGAGCCTCATCCCCGCCGGGCACTATGCCGACAACAACCACATCCACCATACCTCGCGCTGGGACCCGGTGTACCAGCAGGCCATCGCTCTGCGCGGGGTCGGCAACAGCGCTACCCACAACCTGATTGACAACGTCCCGCACATCGCCATCGGCTTCGCCGACAATGACATGACCATCGAGTACAACGAGATCCATAGCTCGGTGTACCAATCCAACGACGCCGGGGCGATCTACACCTCGCCGCCGGACGAGACCTGGTCCATGCGCGGGCAGAAGATCCGCTACAACTACCTGCACAACATCCACGGCTTCTTGAGCAAAGGCTGCATGGGTGTGTACCTCGATGACTGCTTCTCCTCGGCGGACATCAGCCACAACATCTTCTACGACGTGCACCGGGCGATCCTCATCGGCGGCGGGCGCGACAACCTCATCACCAACAACATGTTCATCAACTGCGCGCTGGCCTTCAGCATTGACGCGCGCGGTCTTGGCTGGGCCAAGGGCGTCGGCACCTTCGCCACCAAGGAGCTACTGGACCTGAAGTACAAGGAGCCGCCGTGGTCCACGCATTACCCCGAGTTGCTGGGCATCCTCGAGGACGAGCCGCTGGCCCCCAAGGGGAACGTCGTGGAGCGGAACATCTGCTGGGGCGGCCCGTGGGGCACCACCGAGGCGCGAGTGCGCGACCTGGTGAAGGTCGAAGACAACCTCATTGACGTGGACCCGCTATTCGTCAGCAAGCCCCCGGCCAGTTTCGCGCTCAAGCGCGAGTCGCCGGCCCGGAAGATCGGCTTCCGCTCGATCCCCTTCAGCCGCATCGGGGTGTACGAGAGCCCCGACCGCGCCTCGTGGCCAGTGACTTCCACGCTGCGCCAGGACGCGCCGCCGCCTCCGCCGAAGCCGAAGCCCGTGCGCCAGGCCGGCGCGGCGCCGCTCTTCAATGTGCCCCGCGTGGCCGGCACGATCACCATTGACGGCGCCCTGAAGCCAGAGGAGTGGTTCGGCCTCGACCCCGCGAAGGGCGTGATGGTGCAAGAAGGCTTCGCGGGCGAGAAGGTTGCCTTCCCGACCAAGGCCTGGCTGGCCTGGGATGACGAGGCCCTGTACATCGCCTTCGACAACGCGGTGCCCAAGAACGTCCCGATGGTCCGCGAGGCCACGTGGGGCGGCAGCGACGCCATCGAGGTGGCGCTGAGCAACCCGGCGCAGGGCGCGAAGGCCCCGATCATCGTGCTGCGCGGCTACACGAACGGGACACTGGAGTCCAGTGAGGAAGCCGGGGCCCCGTCGGCGGTCGCCAAGAAGGCGGCGCAGGGCGTGCAGTACAAGGCCACAGTCATTGACAATGGCCGGTGGGTGGCTGAGATGCGCGTGCCCTTCGCCTCGCTGGGTGTCAGCCCGAACGCCGACACGCGCTTCCCGCTCAACCTGTCGGTGCGGAAGCAGGGCGACGACCAGTGGGTCGAGTGGCGCAGCACGGGCAACTGCACCTGGGAAGTGTCGCAGGCCGGGCTCATCAGGTTTGTGCGTTGACGTTGGAGCGCGGACTTTCCAGTCCGCGCATTGCCTAGCGGGCTGGAAAGCCCGCGGTCCAGGGAACACCAATGACCTCCAAAGAACGCTTCATGGCCGCCCTGAACTTCGAGACACCTGACCGTGTGCCGATGCTCGGGGGCTTCTGGGCCGAGTGGGTCGCGATGTGGCGGCGCGAGAAAGGCCTGCCGGACGACGCCAACGTGGATGACGCCTACCAGGTGGATGACTGCATTGTGGTGGGCGACGAGACGCCGTATCCGACCCGCGCACGGGAGCTCAAGCGCGAGGGGGAGTTCATCTACAGCCTGGACGGCTGGGGCCAGACAAAGCGCACACGGCAGTCGGCCAGCTACTTCTACGAGCAGCTCGAATTCGCGTACGACGACGCAGGGAACCTCAGATACGGTGACTTCGACCCGGTGGACTTGCCCCAGCGCTGGGCCGGGTATGACGCGCATATCGAGCGCCTCAAGGAGCGCTACTGCGTCTTTGCCAAGACCGGCGGGCCGTTCATCCGAACGTACTTCATGCGCGGCGAAGTGCCGTTCCTGATGGACATGGCCGCCGACCCCGCCTTCGCCGCCGAGATCGTGATGCGCACCGCCCACCACCTCACGGCCATCGGATTGGAGGAACTGCGGCGCTGGG comes from bacterium and encodes:
- a CDS encoding right-handed parallel beta-helix repeat-containing protein, whose amino-acid sequence is MGAIRWALISVMGVLLLSGLAMAGKEPGMNLYVAASGKDTNSGTKAKPYATLARARDAIRDLKKAGTLPTGGVTVIVGDGIYELAAPVPFATEDSGTEACPITYRAEHNGAVRLVGGRIVPGWKKVSDPAVLARLNPAAQGKVQQADLKALGLTDLQGINSAGTYRSDPGLEVFFQDQPMTLARYPNEGYMHIQSALDAEGKPKPANAIVTTPGPKFICDDPRPAQWADEPEVWLHGFWTYDWADSRIPMGAVDPATNTISLGKGNAAYGIRTGQWFYAENVLRELDRPGEWYLDRASGILYFWPTASLSKGRVMVSVVRDMVQLKDVAHVTFRGFLVEAGRGHGFVINGGSNVRVVACTIRNMGNWAVQVHGGTRHTVVGCDIYGTGQGGIYLEGGDRKSLIPAGHYADNNHIHHTSRWDPVYQQAIALRGVGNSATHNLIDNVPHIAIGFADNDMTIEYNEIHSSVYQSNDAGAIYTSPPDETWSMRGQKIRYNYLHNIHGFLSKGCMGVYLDDCFSSADISHNIFYDVHRAILIGGGRDNLITNNMFINCALAFSIDARGLGWAKGVGTFATKELLDLKYKEPPWSTHYPELLGILEDEPLAPKGNVVERNICWGGPWGTTEARVRDLVKVEDNLIDVDPLFVSKPPASFALKRESPARKIGFRSIPFSRIGVYESPDRASWPVTSTLRQDAPPPPPKPKPVRQAGAAPLFNVPRVAGTITIDGALKPEEWFGLDPAKGVMVQEGFAGEKVAFPTKAWLAWDDEALYIAFDNAVPKNVPMVREATWGGSDAIEVALSNPAQGAKAPIIVLRGYTNGTLESSEEAGAPSAVAKKAAQGVQYKATVIDNGRWVAEMRVPFASLGVSPNADTRFPLNLSVRKQGDDQWVEWRSTGNCTWEVSQAGLIRFVR
- a CDS encoding uroporphyrinogen decarboxylase family protein; protein product: MTSKERFMAALNFETPDRVPMLGGFWAEWVAMWRREKGLPDDANVDDAYQVDDCIVVGDETPYPTRARELKREGEFIYSLDGWGQTKRTRQSASYFYEQLEFAYDDAGNLRYGDFDPVDLPQRWAGYDAHIERLKERYCVFAKTGGPFIRTYFMRGEVPFLMDMAADPAFAAEIVMRTAHHLTAIGLEELRRWDLYDTGVWIFDDMASAQSPMFSPRAAEQILMPAWAHMVSAFKAAGAAKVCLHSDGNIMPVLDLLVDCGFDGINPVEYRAGLDAVKLRAKYPKLALLGGLDNVHILRDGTPEQIREHTRYILSAAPGLALGTHSVGPDIPVRNWDIMFETWQEFGHN
- a CDS encoding gamma-glutamyl-gamma-aminobutyrate hydrolase family protein (Members of this family of hydrolases with an active site Cys residue belong to MEROPS family C26.); this encodes VTGTAGFQPACLSVTAIAGWKPAVPVTTRQENPMIVIVSMAELEAYNNSDGSTGQKRKFEQLTGAPATNIHFSQATPEYIARLGAQAVFICGFGYGWDQVPVKNLHGISDFLHATEIPVYAACGGHQLMGFVFNENLRKVKQLQDLPMRRLRADEPDYGYSARVAGHYTATGFQVVDIVKRDPIFAGLRKRIRVREAHYCEVKKLPPGFELLATSPECQIEMMKHTERPLYGAQFHAESWQEPYLDGRQVMTNFFKIAGLMS
- a CDS encoding MFS transporter → MPDNHQAEQSSRTQIALLCGSFFFLFMGVAAVQQFLVPVLSARTGIEKTAASSIFALVYFSGPLWLALYAYYFSVLREKWCIVLSGCTYTLFGVLIYFAHDYRLAILAALLWGWGGETLWATGPAQVLNVTDPKRRGSISGLFQSATYSGQMLGVILFGWILAHVGRDILDRPMGGSGSPAAHAPDVMLLVAVGISLIGNVLSLFLRVKPKEAAPPRLGDALMALRRTAGRYLVLLSVANYLGWGLVLTSFTILIVDKHQLDKLSWIILPYYIGRLVVAWLAGHTSDKVGRERVMLAGFVLGAVSLAAVALCTSEWVIGAAALVLGMQAAMVSVAMTAAVGDYIKPEERHLVFAGTNAWGYLTAGTTMILSPLLKDLLGGSFTPSFLLFAVFYGGCAAVAANMRARLRREREDGQPLPAPGG